A genome region from Coprococcus phoceensis includes the following:
- a CDS encoding pyridoxal phosphate-dependent decarboxylase family protein, with protein sequence MINSENVLNSTQLEEAIQKFVHTFCLEKHDIHSQKVTWHTDEGQAEKIKQIGIPKDGRPVDDVITEMVKEVYRYRGDANHPRFFGFVPGPASSVSWLGDIMTSAYNIHAGGSKLAPTVNCIEQEVIQWLCHQAGFCENPGGVFVSGGSMANITALTAARDNKLNEETLHLGVAYISDQTHSSVAKGLRIIGIPNTRIRKIHTNSNFQLKTDLLESQIQKDLENGLLPFVVIGTAGTTNTGSIDPLEKISQICSKYNLWFHIDGAYGASVLLSPKYRHLLKGTELADSMSWDAHKWLFQTYGCAMVLVKDIKHLFKSFHVNPEYLKDIEGDAEHINPWDIGMELTRPARGLKLWLTLQVLGTDLIGSAIEHGFELATWAEETLRELDHWEIVSKSQLAMINFRYTSDEISEEALDLLHERISERILASGYAAVFTTVLNGKKVLRICALHPETTRDDMRTTIHMLDTFAREILADMKKQNS encoded by the coding sequence ATGATTAACAGCGAAAATGTATTAAATAGTACGCAATTAGAAGAAGCAATTCAAAAATTTGTACATACTTTTTGTTTAGAAAAACACGATATACATTCCCAAAAAGTAACATGGCATACCGACGAAGGACAGGCAGAAAAAATCAAGCAAATCGGAATCCCGAAAGACGGACGCCCTGTAGATGATGTGATTACAGAAATGGTGAAAGAAGTTTACCGTTACCGAGGAGATGCTAACCACCCTCGCTTTTTCGGATTTGTTCCGGGGCCTGCCTCTTCCGTATCCTGGCTTGGAGATATTATGACCTCTGCATATAACATCCACGCCGGCGGAAGTAAATTGGCACCAACCGTCAATTGTATTGAGCAGGAAGTAATCCAATGGCTTTGTCACCAAGCCGGTTTTTGCGAAAATCCGGGTGGTGTGTTTGTCAGCGGAGGTTCTATGGCAAATATTACTGCTTTAACTGCCGCACGAGACAATAAATTAAATGAGGAGACACTGCATCTTGGGGTTGCGTATATCTCAGATCAAACACATAGTTCTGTTGCAAAAGGTCTTCGTATTATTGGAATTCCGAATACAAGGATTCGCAAAATCCATACCAATTCCAATTTCCAATTAAAAACAGACCTTCTTGAATCCCAAATTCAAAAAGATCTCGAAAACGGTTTACTCCCTTTTGTCGTCATTGGAACAGCCGGAACAACAAACACCGGAAGCATTGATCCTTTGGAAAAAATCTCCCAAATTTGTTCCAAATACAATCTATGGTTCCATATTGACGGCGCCTATGGTGCTTCTGTCTTATTAAGTCCAAAATACCGCCATTTATTGAAAGGCACAGAACTTGCTGACAGTATGAGCTGGGACGCACACAAATGGCTGTTTCAAACATACGGCTGTGCAATGGTTCTTGTCAAAGACATCAAACACCTTTTTAAAAGCTTTCATGTAAATCCGGAATATTTAAAAGACATCGAAGGCGATGCGGAACACATCAATCCATGGGATATCGGAATGGAACTCACCCGCCCTGCGCGCGGTTTAAAATTATGGCTGACTCTTCAGGTTTTAGGAACAGATTTAATTGGAAGTGCAATTGAACATGGTTTTGAACTTGCCACTTGGGCAGAAGAAACTCTCCGTGAATTAGATCACTGGGAAATTGTCTCTAAGTCTCAGCTTGCTATGATAAATTTCCGTTATACTTCCGATGAAATAAGCGAAGAAGCTTTAGATTTGTTACACGAACGTATTTCTGAACGCATTCTCGCAAGCGGATATGCTGCCGTATTTACAACTGTCTTAAATGGGAAAAAAGTATTGCGAATCTGCGCACTCCATCCCGAAACGACTCGAGATGATATGCGCACAACGATTCACATGCTTGATACATTTGCCAGAGAAATCCTAGCAGATATGAAAAAACAAAATAGCTAA
- a CDS encoding LysR family transcriptional regulator, with protein MELRNINTFLKVAATQNFSKAAEQLGYSQSAVTIQIRQLEKELGISLFERIGKRVYLTERGAEFTSYANEIMRVTSRASLFAKDKKEVSGTIRIGGVESVCTALLPELLLSFHKQYPKVKTVIKSGTTEKLMEMAKSNAIDFVFTLDRKICSAEWVKAVQKKERISFVTLTEEGTYEKEQMTIQELVEKPFLLTEQGAAYRYELERLLADRDLEIFPILEIGNTETIIHLLKKGMGYSFLPEFTVREELRKKRLSEIQTDIPTVEMYSQLLYCRNKWVTQEMERFIELVKQYEGQKTK; from the coding sequence ATGGAACTTAGAAATATCAATACATTTTTAAAAGTGGCAGCAACACAAAATTTTTCAAAGGCAGCAGAACAATTGGGATACTCTCAATCTGCTGTGACGATTCAAATACGGCAATTGGAAAAAGAACTTGGGATATCACTGTTTGAAAGGATTGGAAAACGGGTGTATTTAACAGAAAGAGGTGCGGAATTTACTTCTTATGCGAATGAAATTATGCGAGTGACAAGTCGGGCTTCTTTGTTTGCCAAAGATAAAAAAGAAGTGAGCGGAACAATCCGGATTGGAGGGGTGGAATCTGTCTGCACAGCATTGCTTCCGGAACTATTGCTTTCTTTTCACAAACAATATCCGAAAGTGAAAACGGTTATAAAATCAGGGACAACAGAAAAATTGATGGAGATGGCAAAAAGTAATGCGATTGATTTTGTATTTACCCTAGATCGAAAGATATGCAGTGCGGAATGGGTAAAAGCAGTGCAGAAAAAAGAAAGAATATCATTTGTGACTTTAACTGAAGAGGGAACATATGAGAAAGAACAGATGACGATTCAAGAACTCGTAGAAAAACCATTTTTATTAACCGAACAGGGAGCTGCGTATCGATATGAGCTTGAGAGATTATTAGCCGATCGAGATTTAGAAATTTTTCCGATTTTAGAAATTGGAAATACAGAAACGATTATCCATCTGTTAAAAAAAGGAATGGGGTATTCTTTTTTGCCGGAATTTACAGTCAGAGAAGAATTGAGGAAAAAGCGTTTATCAGAAATTCAGACAGATATTCCTACAGTTGAGATGTATAGTCAGTTGTTATACTGTCGAAATAAATGGGTAACACAGGAGATGGAAAGATTTATTGAACTGGTAAAACAATATGAAGGGCAGAAAACAAAATAG
- a CDS encoding ABC transporter permease, with translation MEFLKEVFSLYGERKEWFIQLILEHIGLSMTAICLAGIIGLLLGIWISEHEWAAAPILGIANIFYTIPAISLLGMLIPLFGIGNTTAVIALTLYGIMPMVRNTYAGMKGVSSEIISAAEGMGSTKLQLMMKIKLPLALDVIIAGIRNMVVMTISVAAIASFIGAGGLGVAIYRGITMYDTAMTFGGSLVIAAVALLSDLLLGQLEKYIKRRRKM, from the coding sequence TTGGAATTTTTAAAAGAGGTCTTTTCACTTTATGGAGAGCGAAAAGAATGGTTTATCCAGTTGATTTTAGAACATATTGGTTTGTCTATGACAGCTATTTGTTTAGCCGGAATTATTGGATTGCTTTTGGGAATATGGATTTCCGAGCATGAATGGGCAGCAGCTCCAATTTTAGGTATAGCCAATATATTTTATACAATTCCGGCTATTTCACTTTTAGGAATGCTGATACCATTATTTGGGATTGGAAATACTACGGCAGTGATTGCACTGACACTCTATGGAATTATGCCGATGGTAAGAAACACCTATGCAGGAATGAAAGGTGTGAGCAGCGAAATAATCAGCGCGGCAGAAGGAATGGGCAGCACAAAGCTTCAATTGATGATGAAAATTAAGCTTCCGCTCGCACTAGATGTGATTATTGCAGGGATTCGCAATATGGTTGTTATGACTATTTCAGTTGCAGCGATTGCATCGTTTATTGGAGCAGGCGGGCTTGGAGTTGCCATTTATCGCGGGATTACGATGTATGACACGGCGATGACTTTTGGAGGAAGCCTTGTGATTGCCGCAGTTGCTTTGCTAAGTGATTTACTACTTGGACAATTAGAAAAATATATTAAAAGAAGGAGAAAAATGTAA
- a CDS encoding glycine betaine ABC transporter substrate-binding protein → MRILKKVAACLLVVVMTVSAAGCGSEKKETGKGITGTIKIATKPMTEQYILGEMLKQLIENKTDYKVEVTKGIGGGTSNIHPAMEKGEFDLYPEYTSSGWVMVLGNQAGEVSDDEILEKLQKEYQEKFQMTWLGLYGFNNTYALAVSKKVADKYQLKNCSDLAKVSKDLVFGGNPDYIEREDGFPGVCKAYGLEFKNVKDIDIGLKYKAMENDDIQVTNGFTTDAQISKDNIVVLEDDKGYQVNYFCSTVVREETLEKYPDLEKTLMLMNGILSDQEMAELNYQVEIDGKDEAVVAKDFLIKKGLIEE, encoded by the coding sequence ATGAGAATATTAAAAAAAGTGGCTGCATGTCTGTTAGTTGTAGTGATGACAGTTTCGGCAGCAGGATGTGGAAGTGAAAAAAAAGAAACAGGAAAGGGGATAACAGGAACGATAAAAATTGCTACTAAACCGATGACAGAGCAGTATATTTTAGGGGAAATGTTAAAGCAATTGATTGAAAACAAAACGGATTATAAAGTTGAAGTGACAAAAGGAATTGGAGGAGGAACGAGTAATATTCATCCGGCAATGGAAAAAGGTGAGTTTGATCTGTATCCGGAATATACTTCAAGTGGCTGGGTAATGGTACTGGGAAATCAGGCAGGCGAGGTGTCAGATGACGAAATACTTGAAAAATTACAGAAAGAATATCAGGAAAAGTTTCAAATGACATGGCTTGGACTTTACGGATTTAATAACACATATGCTCTTGCAGTTAGCAAAAAGGTTGCAGATAAATATCAGTTAAAGAACTGTTCTGATCTTGCGAAAGTTTCAAAAGATCTGGTGTTTGGAGGAAATCCGGACTATATTGAAAGAGAAGATGGTTTTCCGGGTGTGTGCAAAGCATATGGATTGGAATTTAAAAATGTAAAAGATATTGATATCGGATTGAAATATAAAGCAATGGAAAATGATGACATTCAGGTGACGAATGGATTTACGACAGATGCTCAGATTTCTAAAGATAATATAGTGGTGCTTGAAGATGACAAAGGATATCAAGTGAACTATTTTTGTTCTACAGTTGTAAGAGAAGAGACATTAGAAAAATATCCTGATTTAGAGAAAACGCTTATGTTGATGAACGGAATTTTATCTGATCAGGAGATGGCAGAATTGAATTATCAGGTGGAAATAGATGGAAAAGATGAAGCGGTTGTTGCAAAAGATTTCCTTATCAAAAAAGGACTGATCGAGGAGTAG
- a CDS encoding ABC transporter ATP-binding protein: MEMIRLEHVTKSFGEHTVLDDFSISIPEGEFLTVIGRSGCGKTTMLKMINGLNCPEKGKVYIGGKDIGEENIIELRRKIGYVIQNKGLFPHMTVEKNITYVPVISGKKDKKTNHELACRLIETVGLDQSMLSRYPSELSGGQQQRVGIARALAANARIMLMDEPFGALDEITKQAMQDEILKLHRKLGITIVFITHDIREAMKLGDRVLVMDQGKIVQLDTPEKIKKEPANEFVYQLVGQNLL, encoded by the coding sequence ATGGAAATGATAAGACTGGAACATGTAACAAAAAGCTTTGGAGAGCATACGGTATTAGATGATTTTTCTATTTCTATTCCGGAAGGTGAGTTTTTAACGGTAATCGGACGTTCTGGCTGCGGAAAGACTACGATGTTAAAAATGATCAATGGTTTGAATTGTCCGGAAAAAGGGAAAGTTTATATTGGTGGAAAAGATATTGGCGAAGAGAACATCATTGAGCTTCGGAGAAAGATTGGCTATGTGATTCAAAATAAGGGGCTGTTCCCTCATATGACAGTGGAAAAGAATATAACGTATGTTCCGGTAATTAGTGGAAAGAAAGATAAAAAGACAAATCATGAATTGGCGTGCAGATTGATTGAGACAGTAGGGCTGGATCAATCGATGCTCTCAAGATACCCTTCTGAACTGTCGGGAGGACAGCAGCAAAGAGTTGGGATTGCACGTGCTCTTGCAGCAAATGCAAGAATTATGCTGATGGACGAGCCTTTTGGAGCTTTGGACGAAATTACCAAACAGGCAATGCAGGACGAAATTTTAAAACTTCATCGTAAACTTGGTATTACGATTGTTTTTATTACGCATGATATCAGAGAAGCGATGAAACTTGGTGACAGGGTGCTTGTGATGGATCAAGGGAAAATCGTTCAGCTTGATACACCGGAGAAGATAAAGAAAGAACCGGCGAATGAGTTTGTTTATCAGTTAGTGGGACAGAATTTGTTGTAA
- a CDS encoding SatD family protein, translating to MRYAAVMFDVIESRKYSERYEVQQMLMNCIDYLNGIYRDSIKKEVVSSAGDEFQGLFLDLQSAFVYIRKLQILIYPIKIRCGIGYGEIKYDVEEWTSAAFDGEAYYLARAAIVSIGKQKNNAICFHTKSLYDKYLNVLCSSDMQVKTSQSQTAQLIELVADIMLPLVYREEDKKFYEFILESRQILIEQGQKNKGKDKYRENMILNVEYAFAFENREHYMKKEVTFCMDEFWAFGMATEIARIMNTTRQNIDRYISSGKIKESRTMDKAIFELLGEDIW from the coding sequence ATGAGATATGCTGCTGTTATGTTTGATGTGATAGAATCACGAAAATATAGTGAGCGATATGAAGTGCAACAGATGTTAATGAATTGTATCGATTATCTAAATGGTATATATCGCGATAGCATAAAAAAAGAAGTGGTATCTAGTGCGGGAGATGAATTCCAAGGATTATTTTTAGATCTGCAATCGGCATTTGTATATATTCGAAAACTACAGATTTTGATTTATCCAATTAAAATAAGATGTGGAATAGGGTATGGAGAAATAAAGTATGATGTGGAAGAATGGACATCGGCTGCATTTGATGGAGAAGCATATTATCTGGCAAGGGCTGCAATTGTTTCAATTGGCAAACAAAAAAATAATGCGATATGTTTTCATACAAAATCTTTATATGACAAATATTTAAATGTTTTGTGTTCCTCAGATATGCAGGTGAAAACAAGTCAATCACAGACTGCGCAGCTCATAGAACTTGTTGCAGATATTATGTTACCGCTTGTCTATCGGGAAGAAGATAAAAAATTTTATGAATTCATATTGGAAAGCAGGCAGATTTTGATAGAACAAGGGCAGAAAAATAAGGGGAAAGACAAATATAGAGAAAATATGATCTTAAACGTAGAGTATGCTTTTGCTTTTGAAAACAGGGAGCACTATATGAAGAAAGAAGTAACGTTTTGTATGGATGAATTCTGGGCATTTGGAATGGCGACAGAGATTGCCCGAATTATGAATACAACACGTCAAAATATCGATAGATATATTTCTTCGGGAAAGATAAAAGAAAGTAGAACAATGGATAAAGCGATATTTGAATTGCTTGGGGAGGATATATGGTAA
- a CDS encoding DUF3307 domain-containing protein, translating to MVNYLLLIVLHLLGDFYLQTTKVARCKNAKKSSACGKCKKCGKHSWVNWKYLMLHSLLYIAPFVVLYFIMGAVYATAMITVLWVTHILIDTGTCYFNRKNKQTLVFLADQALHIGMICLLLRFVTFSYYIDDYYVALKVVFVGLMLLMPCSILINKLLQDIYLESEEMGIFDIGSMIGIMERILTVIFAYFDNFPAVAIIITIKTWARTNDLKESEFRNKYLLGTLTSMVLALVIFIIYKLL from the coding sequence ATGGTAAATTATTTACTCTTGATAGTTTTGCATTTGTTAGGTGATTTTTATTTGCAGACAACTAAGGTTGCACGGTGCAAAAATGCGAAAAAGAGCTCGGCTTGCGGGAAATGTAAGAAATGTGGAAAACACTCATGGGTAAACTGGAAGTATCTGATGCTGCATTCGTTGTTATACATAGCACCTTTTGTTGTTTTATACTTTATTATGGGGGCTGTATATGCAACTGCTATGATTACTGTATTATGGGTAACACATATATTGATTGATACCGGAACTTGTTATTTTAATCGAAAGAATAAGCAAACGTTAGTGTTTTTGGCTGATCAGGCATTACATATCGGAATGATATGTCTGCTTCTTCGATTTGTAACATTCAGTTATTATATTGACGATTATTATGTGGCCTTAAAAGTAGTGTTTGTAGGTCTTATGCTGCTGATGCCTTGTTCGATTTTAATTAATAAATTGCTGCAAGATATATATCTAGAGAGTGAGGAGATGGGGATATTTGATATTGGATCTATGATTGGAATTATGGAAAGAATTCTGACTGTAATTTTCGCGTATTTTGACAATTTTCCGGCAGTAGCAATTATTATTACAATAAAAACTTGGGCTAGAACAAATGATCTTAAAGAGTCAGAGTTCAGAAATAAATACTTATTGGGAACTTTAACAAGTATGGTTTTAGCTCTAGTGATTTTTATCATTTATAAATTATTGTAG
- a CDS encoding arsenate reductase family protein, which produces MNIQIFGTNKCFDTKKAMRYFKERNIKYQFVDMKEKGLSKGEYNSIKQAVGGLEKMLNPKCKDKDALAMIQYIADEDKDEKVLENQKVLLTPIVRNGKQATVGYQPEVWKEWK; this is translated from the coding sequence ATGAATATTCAAATATTTGGAACTAATAAATGCTTTGATACAAAAAAAGCGATGCGCTATTTTAAGGAACGGAATATTAAGTATCAATTTGTTGATATGAAAGAAAAGGGACTTAGTAAGGGAGAATATAATAGTATCAAACAGGCAGTAGGCGGATTGGAAAAAATGCTGAATCCTAAATGTAAGGACAAAGATGCACTGGCAATGATTCAGTACATTGCAGATGAAGATAAAGATGAGAAGGTGTTAGAGAATCAGAAAGTTTTATTGACGCCAATTGTAAGGAATGGGAAACAGGCAACAGTTGGATATCAGCCGGAAGTTTGGAAAGAGTGGAAATAG
- a CDS encoding M48 metallopeptidase family protein, producing MGNRQQLDISRKFGKSGNRLEKVEERRKELKTIEKLSMTEIHKLADLALKVISVKVKHYAGLMNVQYGRITIRNQKTRWGSCSSKGNLNFNCLLMLAPDEVVDYVVIHELCHLIEMNHSKAFWKQVEQMMPDYKKHRKWLKDHGNEIMERMS from the coding sequence ATGGGAAACAGGCAACAGTTGGATATCAGCCGGAAGTTTGGAAAGAGTGGAAATAGATTGGAAAAAGTTGAAGAAAGACGAAAGGAACTGAAAACCATCGAAAAACTATCTATGACAGAGATTCATAAATTAGCTGATCTTGCTTTAAAGGTCATTTCAGTGAAAGTAAAGCATTATGCCGGTTTGATGAATGTTCAGTATGGGCGAATTACAATTCGAAATCAGAAAACCAGATGGGGAAGTTGCAGCAGCAAAGGGAATCTGAATTTTAATTGTTTATTGATGTTGGCGCCGGATGAAGTGGTAGATTATGTGGTGATACATGAATTGTGTCATTTGATAGAAATGAATCATTCCAAAGCATTTTGGAAACAGGTGGAGCAGATGATGCCGGATTATAAGAAGCATAGGAAATGGCTTAAGGATCATGGGAATGAAATAATGGAACGGATGAGTTGA
- a CDS encoding IS3 family transposase: protein MDLTTRVNLVQNLLKTKELPVKTGAALLDINRTSVYYKGMPISQEELDCKSIIDRLHTDNPAWGARQLSAQLKKRGHQVGRRKTRRYMNEMGIDPIYPKMNLSKRMQQAKVCPYLLRNAVIDRPNQAWSIDITYIPIKRGFLYLTAVIDWYSRCIVGWEVDDTLDTRMVITALKKAFIVAKPVILNSDQGCQFTSNEYMNFLKENQIRQSMDGKSRWADNIMIERWFRSFKYEEAYLTQYNNIREARKAIGKYVHTYNFERCHSALNNQTPASCYYPILLLDDHAA from the coding sequence TTGGACCTGACTACGAGAGTAAATTTAGTCCAAAACCTTTTGAAGACTAAAGAACTTCCAGTTAAAACAGGAGCTGCACTTCTTGATATCAATCGTACCAGTGTTTATTACAAGGGCATGCCCATATCTCAGGAGGAGTTGGATTGCAAATCGATCATAGATCGATTACACACGGATAACCCGGCCTGGGGAGCACGACAACTGTCTGCTCAACTGAAGAAGCGTGGGCATCAGGTTGGTCGCCGGAAAACGCGCCGTTATATGAATGAAATGGGGATTGATCCAATTTATCCAAAAATGAACCTTTCTAAACGTATGCAACAGGCTAAAGTCTGCCCGTATCTGCTACGTAACGCCGTTATCGACCGTCCAAATCAGGCATGGTCAATCGACATTACATACATCCCCATTAAGCGTGGATTCCTGTATCTGACTGCTGTGATTGACTGGTACAGCCGCTGTATCGTTGGCTGGGAAGTCGATGATACTCTGGATACCAGAATGGTCATAACTGCGTTAAAAAAGGCATTTATAGTGGCAAAACCTGTTATCCTGAATTCAGATCAGGGCTGTCAGTTTACAAGCAATGAGTACATGAATTTCCTCAAAGAGAACCAGATCCGTCAAAGCATGGATGGTAAAAGCCGGTGGGCTGACAATATCATGATTGAACGATGGTTCCGAAGCTTCAAGTACGAGGAAGCATATCTGACCCAATATAACAATATCAGAGAAGCACGGAAGGCAATCGGTAAATATGTGCACACTTACAACTTTGAACGTTGTCATTCTGCACTCAATAATCAAACACCGGCATCCTGCTATTATCCGATTCTGTTACTGGATGATCATGCAGCCTAA
- a CDS encoding transposase, with the protein MSRTRRNFSAKFKSELVIELLKGEKDLNTIATENNIQPNLLRNWKKEFLDKASVVFDDTREDNLKEKLALERKEKAEYAKKVGQLTMQVDWLKKKSEETLGPDYESKFSPKPFED; encoded by the coding sequence ATGTCTCGAACAAGAAGAAATTTCTCTGCCAAATTCAAATCAGAATTAGTGATTGAACTGCTCAAAGGAGAAAAAGACTTAAATACAATCGCAACCGAAAACAATATTCAGCCGAATCTTCTCCGCAACTGGAAGAAGGAGTTCCTCGATAAAGCATCCGTGGTTTTTGATGACACACGAGAGGATAATCTGAAAGAAAAACTCGCTTTAGAACGCAAGGAAAAAGCTGAATATGCGAAAAAAGTTGGCCAGCTCACCATGCAGGTGGATTGGTTGAAAAAAAAATCTGAAGAAACACTTGGACCTGACTACGAGAGTAAATTTAGTCCAAAACCTTTTGAAGACTAA
- a CDS encoding TnpV protein: protein MEDKILNKYGRMRRAFLQKQNLTPDKETDAMAWVRHMNLLREHTQQELDERNELHNRSMHISGSFNKKVDIESVKVDIRNKIMSFSDRISEKTINHTINIFLKCGTKEYFGRTVIEEITGLKASGASKLIKLLLDSNIIVPVSGHGKGKYRFL from the coding sequence GTGGAAGATAAGATTTTAAATAAGTATGGCAGAATGCGCAGAGCGTTTCTGCAGAAACAGAATCTGACACCGGATAAGGAAACAGACGCTATGGCATGGGTAAGACATATGAATCTGCTGAGAGAACACACCCAACAAGAGTTAGACGAAAGAAATGAGCTTCATAATCGATCAATGCATATTAGTGGATCTTTCAATAAAAAAGTGGACATTGAAAGTGTAAAAGTGGATATTCGAAATAAAATAATGAGTTTTTCGGATAGAATTTCGGAAAAAACAATAAATCACACAATTAACATTTTTTTGAAATGTGGAACAAAAGAATATTTTGGAAGAACTGTTATAGAAGAGATTACTGGTTTGAAAGCTTCAGGGGCATCTAAGTTGATAAAATTATTACTTGATAGTAATATAATTGTTCCTGTAAGTGGACATGGAAAGGGTAAATATCGCTTTTTATAA
- a CDS encoding DUF3991 domain-containing protein, whose amino-acid sequence MSALDYLMKVKEYSLPEAVELIVGRDAIEELPTKEYEFKTKPVKKLLMPELTDKPYRAKQYLRERGIYPEIIQYCIDNSLLFETAKYHNVVFVGYDKQGIAKYAAMRGTKSAYKGEVTGSDKRFSFSISETTNAEHAHLFESAIDLLSFATLELQEGRNWKQGLVYELVH is encoded by the coding sequence GTGAGTGCCTTAGACTATTTAATGAAGGTCAAAGAGTATTCCCTGCCGGAAGCAGTGGAATTAATCGTTGGTCGTGATGCGATTGAGGAACTACCAACCAAAGAATATGAATTTAAAACAAAACCAGTCAAAAAACTATTGATGCCGGAATTGACGGATAAACCTTATCGTGCAAAACAATATCTAAGAGAAAGAGGAATTTATCCGGAAATTATTCAGTACTGCATTGATAATAGTTTGCTTTTTGAGACTGCCAAATACCATAATGTAGTATTCGTTGGTTACGACAAGCAAGGCATTGCAAAGTATGCTGCCATGCGAGGGACGAAATCAGCATACAAGGGAGAAGTTACCGGCAGTGACAAACGATTCTCTTTTTCCATATCTGAAACGACAAATGCAGAGCATGCGCATTTGTTTGAGTCGGCAATTGATCTACTGAGTTTTGCAACGTTGGAATTGCAGGAAGGACGCAACTGGAAACAAGGACTTGTTTACGAACTTGTCCATTAG
- a CDS encoding helix-turn-helix domain-containing protein produces the protein MGVSYKKLFKLMIDRDMKKKDLKEMASIGNSTMTKLAKDENVTMDVMAKICNALNCTMDEIVEVLPDEEIMK, from the coding sequence ATGGGTGTATCATATAAAAAATTATTCAAATTGATGATTGATCGTGACATGAAAAAGAAAGACTTAAAGGAAATGGCATCAATAGGTAATAGTACTATGACTAAATTAGCCAAAGATGAAAATGTTACCATGGACGTGATGGCTAAAATATGTAATGCACTAAATTGTACTATGGATGAAATTGTAGAAGTTTTACCAGATGAAGAAATAATGAAATAA